From Actinopolyspora lacussalsi, a single genomic window includes:
- a CDS encoding non-heme Fe2+,alpha-ketoglutarate-dependent halogenase (product_source=KO:K15650; cath_funfam=2.60.120.620; cog=COG5285; ko=KO:K15650; pfam=PF05721; superfamily=51197; tigrfam=TIGR01762) has translation MTTENITTNREFALSEQELAQFHARGFLGPFKVYEPEEMERIWRKERIRLMDREKAVYQDGAAESGNTNISNYDRHLDSRVLADHVTEPGIVDRVSSVLGPDVLCWRSEFFPKYAGDEGTDWHQADTFANASGKPQILWPEGIEDFGGTITVWTAFTEADEETGCLQFIPGTHQTMYYDETKRMHYDPDTINRSVKDGVRRGFFGYDYRQLQKDPDWKPDEDQAVSLVMRPGEAIMFWSTLMHASRPHLGNTDNMRLGFAGRYVPTSVRVYPDTEILEEYGGSVSLDRYGSVLVSGRDRYGHNPLATETTRGHPFRHRP, from the coding sequence ATGACCACGGAAAACATCACCACCAACCGCGAATTCGCCCTCAGTGAGCAGGAACTCGCGCAGTTCCACGCACGTGGGTTCCTGGGGCCGTTCAAGGTGTACGAGCCGGAGGAGATGGAGCGGATCTGGCGCAAGGAACGCATTCGGCTCATGGACCGGGAAAAAGCGGTTTACCAGGACGGTGCCGCCGAGTCCGGCAACACCAACATATCCAACTACGACCGCCATCTCGATTCGCGGGTACTGGCCGACCACGTGACCGAGCCCGGCATCGTGGACCGGGTTTCCAGTGTGCTCGGCCCGGACGTGCTGTGCTGGCGTTCCGAGTTCTTCCCCAAATACGCGGGCGACGAGGGTACCGACTGGCACCAGGCGGACACCTTCGCCAACGCCTCGGGCAAACCGCAGATCCTGTGGCCGGAGGGGATCGAGGACTTCGGGGGGACCATCACCGTCTGGACGGCCTTCACCGAAGCCGACGAGGAAACCGGCTGCCTTCAGTTCATTCCCGGGACGCACCAGACGATGTACTACGACGAGACAAAGCGGATGCACTACGACCCGGACACCATCAACCGCTCGGTCAAGGACGGGGTGCGCCGCGGCTTCTTCGGATACGACTACCGGCAGCTGCAGAAGGACCCGGACTGGAAGCCGGACGAGGATCAAGCCGTCTCGCTCGTGATGCGTCCTGGTGAGGCGATCATGTTCTGGTCCACTCTCATGCACGCCTCACGACCGCATCTGGGCAATACCGACAACATGCGCCTGGGATTCGCCGGGCGTTACGTACCCACATCGGTGCGGGTCTATCCCGACACCGAGATTCTCGAGGAGTACGGCGGCAGCGTCAGCCTGGACCGGTACGGCTCGGTCCTCGTCAGTGGCCGGGACCGTTACGGGCACAACCCCCTGGCGACCGAGACGACCCGCGGACATCCCTTTCGGCACCGTCCCTGA
- a CDS encoding CRP-like cAMP-binding protein (product_source=COG0664; cath_funfam=1.10.10.10,2.60.120.10; cog=COG0664; pfam=PF00027,PF13545; smart=SM00419; superfamily=46785,51206), with amino-acid sequence MSDKRSECGWYNRLLEAAGSGIREDVLERGENIYTCGKSDPVVYLVSRGQVKSSMLSQSGKRCLLAIHTAGDLFGESCLLNAERSEEATAMTEVVLKRIPSDRFLAALASNGALEEFVTYLVGRMAEQQQVITNLVTVDSEKRLAATLLRLARKLGRRDTDRLLIEQYITQEELSGMVGTTRSRVGYFLKRFRADGFIRTLPGAFIEVNEARLNKYLQLSV; translated from the coding sequence ATGTCGGATAAGCGGTCAGAATGCGGGTGGTACAACCGCCTGCTCGAAGCTGCCGGCTCGGGAATACGAGAGGATGTTCTGGAGAGGGGCGAGAACATCTACACCTGTGGTAAGTCCGATCCGGTCGTCTACCTGGTTTCCCGCGGTCAGGTGAAGAGTTCGATGCTCTCCCAGTCCGGCAAGCGCTGCCTGTTGGCGATACACACCGCGGGGGATCTGTTCGGCGAGAGCTGTCTGTTGAACGCGGAACGCTCCGAGGAGGCGACCGCCATGACCGAGGTGGTGCTCAAGCGCATTCCGAGTGACCGCTTCCTCGCCGCGCTCGCGTCGAACGGAGCTCTGGAGGAGTTCGTCACCTATCTGGTGGGACGTATGGCTGAGCAGCAGCAGGTGATCACCAATCTGGTTACCGTGGACAGCGAGAAACGCCTCGCGGCCACGCTGCTCAGGCTGGCGAGGAAGCTCGGGCGGCGTGACACCGACCGGCTGCTGATAGAGCAGTACATCACGCAGGAAGAACTGTCCGGAATGGTCGGAACGACCAGGTCCAGGGTGGGTTATTTCCTGAAACGCTTCCGTGCGGACGGTTTTATACGTACGTTGCCGGGAGCTTTTATCGAAGTGAACGAAGCGCGTCTCAACAAGTATCTACAGCTTTCTGTCTGA
- a CDS encoding pimeloyl-ACP methyl ester carboxylesterase (product_source=COG0596; cath_funfam=3.40.50.1820; cog=COG0596; superfamily=53474): MAVGAPEDFGSACVAAPDGALLPVRTAGDPDDPAVLLASACGMPAGLCDPWAGHLARDHYVLTWETRGMFGDERNGRTVCAAAEFDRLGTGVEHQVGDMLAVLDGYGIRDAHVMGLCGGAVLGLRMAADHPDRVTSLSLWHGDYELGADCPKTSHQRNLQALMEMAAESRDSAAMVQSTVRDTATDELPPEIAEMVRYPYRDSELLYRYCRLNGALMAHDVRGLLSRVEQPTLVVTSEDDHTAHPAGSHAVASGLPSAELYVAPHGNHLSLFAAGGELTEIAGRFLRERGG, from the coding sequence ATGGCCGTCGGAGCACCAGAGGATTTCGGATCGGCGTGTGTCGCGGCCCCGGACGGGGCCCTGCTACCGGTACGCACCGCCGGTGATCCGGACGATCCGGCCGTGCTGCTCGCCTCGGCGTGCGGTATGCCCGCAGGCCTGTGCGATCCCTGGGCCGGCCACCTGGCACGTGACCATTACGTGCTCACCTGGGAGACCCGCGGAATGTTCGGCGACGAGCGAAACGGCCGGACGGTGTGTGCCGCCGCGGAGTTCGACCGGCTGGGCACCGGTGTCGAGCACCAGGTCGGGGACATGCTAGCCGTTCTGGACGGTTACGGGATACGTGACGCCCACGTGATGGGGCTGTGCGGCGGCGCTGTACTGGGGTTGCGAATGGCAGCGGATCATCCGGACCGAGTGACCTCGTTGAGCTTGTGGCACGGCGACTACGAGCTCGGGGCGGATTGCCCGAAGACGAGCCATCAACGCAATCTCCAGGCGTTGATGGAGATGGCGGCGGAGAGCCGGGACAGTGCCGCGATGGTGCAGAGCACCGTTCGCGACACCGCCACCGACGAGCTGCCCCCCGAGATCGCGGAGATGGTGCGTTATCCCTACCGCGACTCCGAACTGCTCTACCGGTACTGCCGGTTGAACGGTGCCCTGATGGCGCACGACGTGCGTGGACTGCTGAGCCGGGTCGAGCAGCCCACGCTGGTGGTCACCAGCGAGGACGACCACACCGCGCACCCCGCGGGGTCCCACGCCGTGGCCTCGGGACTTCCCTCGGCCGAGCTGTACGTGGCTCCGCACGGAAACCACCTGTCGCTCTTCGCCGCGGGCGGGGAGCTGACGGAGATCGCCGGACGTTTTCTTCGGGAGAGAGGTGGGTGA